From one Macaca nemestrina isolate mMacNem1 chromosome 5, mMacNem.hap1, whole genome shotgun sequence genomic stretch:
- the LOC105491584 gene encoding olfactory receptor 12D1, whose protein sequence is MLNTTSVTEFLLLGVTDIQELQPFLFVVFLTIYFISVAGNGATLMIVISDPRLHSPMYFFLGNLSCLDICYSTVTLPKMLQNFLSTHKAISFLGCISQLHFFHFLGSTEAMLLAVMAFDRFVAICKPLRYTVIMSPQLCTQMAITIWTIGFFHALLHSVMTSCLNFCGSNCIHHFFCDVKPLLKLACGNTELNQWLLSTITGTIAMGSFFLTFLSYFYIITHLFFKTHSFSMLHKPLSTCASHFIVVILFYAPVLFTYIHPASGTSVDQDRIIAIMYTVVTPVLNPLIYTLRNKEVKGAFNRAIKR, encoded by the coding sequence atgCTGAATACAACCTCAGTCACCGAATTTCTCCTCTTGGGAGTGACAGACATTCAAGAACTGCAGCCTTTTCTCTTCGTGGTTTTCCTCACCATCTACTTCATCAGTGTGGCTGGGAATGGAGCCACTCTAATGATTGTCATCTCTGATCCTAGACTCCATTCCCCTATGTATTTCTTCCTGGGAAACCTGTCCTGCCTGGATATCTGCTACTCTACAGTGACACTGCCAAAGATGCTGCAGAACTTCCTCTCTACACACAAAGCAATTTCTTTCTTGGGATGCATAAGCCAGCTCCATTTCTTCCACTTCCTGGGCAGCACAGAGGCCATGCTGTTGGCCGTGATGGCATTTGACCGCTTTGTGGCTATCTGCAAGCCACTTCGCTACACTGTCATCATGAGCCCTCAGCTCTGTACCCAGATGGCCATCACAATCTGGACCATTGGTTTCTTCCACGCCCTGCTGCACTCCGTAATGACTTCTTGCTTGAACTTCTGTGGTTCCAACTGTATCCATCACTTCTTCTGTGATGTGAAGCCATTGCTAAAGCTGGCCTGTGGGAACACGGAGCTCAATCAGTGGCTGCTCAGTACCATCACAGGGACAATCGCAATgggctctttctttctcacatttctctcttatttctaCATTATCACCCATCTCTTCTTCAAGACTCATTCTTTTAGCATGCTCCACAAACCACTGTCCACTTGTGCCTCCCACTTCATAGTAGTTATTCTTTTCTATGCACCTGTTCTCTTCACCTATATTCATCCTGCCTCAGGGACCTCCGTGGACCAGGACCGGATCATTGCCATCATGTACACTGTGGTCACTCCAGTACTAAACCCACTGATCTACACCTTGAGGAACAAGGAAGTGAAGGGGGCCTTTAATAGAGCAATCAAAAGGTAG